From one Lycium barbarum isolate Lr01 chromosome 6, ASM1917538v2, whole genome shotgun sequence genomic stretch:
- the LOC132644269 gene encoding uncharacterized protein LOC132644269 — protein MITNFFKPQAPSNTIPSSPLPSSHLPSSSSPVNLFNASDNDKVLADLDLKLDPAERKQMSKFSPNIRDRVRRYYILKKPCQPEEFEFPSRDIGGELRRFNPDWFDDPYSQWLEYSVKKDATFCLCCYLFKNELGGYGKKVSDAFTTKGFRSWNKGIERLKKHVGEVNSVHTRCFMMMLDLMNQEQSILTSFDKLFEKFKGDYRVRLNASVDVIRYLLKEGMPFWGHNECVTSTRRGHFLDLLKWYADKKEDVKNVVLEKAPKNNTTTSPDIQKDIVNSCAKETVNAIIEDLNGDYFGILVDESKDVSHKEQMALVLRYVNKEGKVIECFLGLVHVKDTSAKSLKKAIYSLLLDHSLSRSQIRGQGYDGASNMQGEINGLKTLILKDNSSAYCVHFFAHQLQLTLVAVAKKHHDVNNFFDILANVLNIVGGSFKRREMLRDDQAEKLEELLVLGEVHTGSGLNQELGLQRPGDTRWGSHFKTVRNFIS, from the coding sequence ATGATCACGAATTTCTTCAAGCCTCAAGCTCCTTCAAATACTATTCCTAGCTCTCCTTTGCCAAGTTCTCATTTGCCAAGTTCTTCGTCGCCTGTCAATCTTTTCAATGCATCGGATAATGACAAAGTGTTGGCTGATTTGGATCTTAAATTAGATCCTGCTGAAAGAAAACAAATGTCGAAATTTTCTCCTAATATACGTGACCGAGTGAGGAGATATTACATACTAAAGAAACCTTGCCAACCTGAAGAATTTGAATTTCCAAGTAGAGATATTGGAGGAGAATTGCGTCGTTTTAATCCCGATTGGTTTGACGATCCATATTCTCAATGGTTAGAATATAGTGTTAAAAAAGATGCAACATTTTGCTTATGTTGTTACTTGTTTAAAAATGAGCTTGGAGGATATGGAAAAAAAGTAAGTGATGCTTTCACAACGAAAGGTTTTCGAAGTTGGAATAAAGGTATAGAAAGGCTTAAAAAGCATGTGGGTGAAGTGAATAGTGTTCATACTCGATGTTTCATGATGATGCTAGATTTGATGAATCAAGAACAATCTATTCTAACTTCATTTGACAAGCTTTTCGAGAAATTTAAAGGTGATTATCGGGTTCGCTTGAATGCTTCGGTTGATGTGATAAGGTATCTTTTAAAAGAAGGAATGCCTTTCTGGGGTCACAATGAGTGTGTAACTTCTACAAGAAGGGGTCATTTTCTAGATCTCTTAAAGTGGTATGCCGATAAGAAGGAAGATGTGAAAAATGTGGTACTAGAAAAAGCTCCAAAAAATAACACCACGACTTCTCCCGATATCCAAAAAGACATTGTGAATTCTTGTGCAAAAGAAACAGTGAATGCAATTATTGAAGACTTGAACGGAGATTACTTTGGGATATTGGTTGATGAGTCTAAGGATGTTTCTCATAAGGAACAAATGGCTCTTGTCTTGAGATATGTAAACAAGGAGGGTAAAGTTATTGAGTGTTTTCTTGGTCTTGTTCATGTGAAAGATACATCTGCAAAGTCATTAAAAAAAGCGATCTATTCTTTGCTTTTAGACCATTCTTTGAGTCGATCTCAAATACGGGGACAAGGTTATGATGGAGCTAGTAACATGCAAGGAGAAATTAATGGTCTTAAAACTCTGATTCTGAAAGATAATTCTTCGGCATATTGCGTACATTTCTTTGCTCATCAATTGCAATTGACTCTTGTAGCCGTTGCAAAAAAACATCATGATGTGAATAATTTTTTTGACATTCTTGCCAATGTTTTAAATATCGTTGGAGGTTCTTTTAAGCGTAGGGAGATGCTTCGAGATGATCAAGCTGAAAAATTAGAGGAATTACTAGTGCTTGGTGAAGTTCATACGGGAAGTGGATTAAATCAAGAACTTGGACTTCAAAGGCCTGGTGATACCCGTTGGGGATCTCATTTTAAGACGGTACGTAACTTCATTTCCTGA